The sequence GTCAGGCTCGGGCGGAAAATCCACTGCCCGGGGATGGAAATTCCTGTTCTGTATAGCGGAGCACCGCCCGTTGTGTTTGGACGCGTGCGGTTCGGGAAGATTGTCGGGCATCCTGCTGGACAGAGGGAGCGGCTCCGTTTCCTTCGGTATGGGTGTGTAGCTGTATCGCCATCCGGGCCTGGGCTTCCATGGCCGCGGCCTCCGCGGCCACATTTCTGTCTTCAGGTGACGGTTCGGCCGGAGCCATTGCTGCTTGCCGCACCGTTTGGGCCTTTTCCGCCATGACGGTCGGATCGTCCGGCACCGGGGACGTGTCCAGGTTGACCTTGCCTCCGACCGCGTAAAGCGCTCCCTTCGGTCCCTTTTGTATTTCAAGATGCATTCCACCCCGAACGTGTTCGCCGCCCGCCGCAAAATGTGCCTGCTCGTGCATGCGGACATCAC is a genomic window of Paucidesulfovibrio gracilis DSM 16080 containing:
- a CDS encoding putative metalloprotease CJM1_0395 family protein → MTSNVSPLINNTLQPMSFAGKGTDAFGFRLSPSPEAASAEKDTEQTAQELQQLTELRERERDVRMHEQAHFAAGGEHVRGGMHLEIQKGPKGALYAVGGKVNLDTSPVPDDPTVMAEKAQTVRQAAMAPAEPSPEDRNVAAEAAAMEAQARMAIQLHTHTEGNGAAPSVQQDARQSSRTARVQTQRAVLRYTEQEFPSPGSGFSARA